From the Gemmatimonadales bacterium genome, one window contains:
- the guaB gene encoding IMP dehydrogenase produces the protein MATIRPSVGLTFDDVLLVPRHSTVHPRDVRTTSRFTRSIPLNVPLVSAAMDTVTESEMAIAMARAGGIGVLHKNMSIERQAAEVDRVKRSESGMILNPITLGPDRPLREASALMSRFRISGVPIVDAAGRLIGIVTNRDLQFERNLDQPIHEAMTKENLVTAPVGTTLEAAERILARHRIEKLPVVDAEGVLRGLITVKDIFKRAQHPDANKDQHGRLRVAAAVGGTPDAKIRAKALVDAGADVLVIDSAHGHSEGVLQTLAILREAFPDVQLVAGNVATEAGAREIVRRGADAVKVGVGPGSICTTRVVTGVGMPQVTAIMDAVRGAGEIPVIADGGIKYSGDVVKALASGAACCMMGAMLAGTEESPGESVLAEGRRFKVIRGMGSLAAMQDGSADRYFQQGEMAPSKMVPEGIEGRVPYRGPVGDVIFQMAGGLRSGMGYCGVPDIAALQRDVEMVQITSAGLRESHPHDVKITREAPNYSA, from the coding sequence ATGGCTACCATTCGCCCCTCCGTCGGACTGACCTTCGACGACGTGCTACTCGTCCCGCGGCATTCGACCGTCCACCCGCGCGACGTCCGGACCACCTCCCGCTTCACCCGTTCAATCCCCCTCAATGTCCCCCTCGTTTCCGCCGCCATGGATACCGTTACGGAGTCCGAGATGGCCATTGCCATGGCACGGGCCGGCGGCATCGGGGTGCTGCACAAGAACATGTCCATCGAGCGGCAGGCCGCCGAGGTGGACCGGGTCAAGCGCAGTGAGAGCGGGATGATCCTCAACCCGATCACCCTGGGGCCCGACCGGCCACTGCGCGAGGCGTCGGCCCTGATGAGCCGGTTCCGGATCTCCGGGGTGCCGATCGTGGACGCCGCGGGCCGCCTGATCGGCATCGTGACCAACCGGGATCTCCAGTTCGAGCGCAACCTCGATCAGCCGATCCACGAGGCGATGACGAAGGAGAACCTCGTCACGGCGCCCGTCGGCACCACGCTCGAAGCGGCGGAGCGCATCCTGGCCAGGCACCGGATCGAGAAGCTTCCGGTGGTGGACGCCGAGGGCGTGCTCCGCGGGCTCATCACCGTCAAGGACATCTTCAAGCGGGCCCAGCACCCCGACGCCAACAAGGATCAGCATGGCCGACTTCGGGTCGCCGCGGCGGTGGGTGGGACGCCCGATGCGAAGATCCGGGCCAAGGCGCTGGTCGACGCCGGCGCCGACGTGCTGGTCATCGACTCGGCACACGGCCACAGCGAAGGGGTGCTCCAGACCCTGGCCATCCTCCGCGAGGCCTTCCCCGACGTCCAGCTGGTGGCGGGCAACGTCGCCACCGAGGCCGGTGCCCGTGAAATCGTGCGGCGGGGTGCCGACGCGGTGAAGGTCGGGGTGGGGCCGGGAAGCATCTGCACCACCCGCGTCGTCACCGGCGTTGGGATGCCGCAGGTCACGGCCATCATGGACGCGGTGCGCGGGGCGGGGGAGATTCCCGTCATCGCCGACGGCGGCATCAAGTATTCGGGCGACGTGGTCAAGGCGCTGGCATCGGGGGCGGCGTGCTGCATGATGGGGGCGATGCTCGCGGGCACCGAAGAGAGCCCAGGCGAGTCGGTGCTTGCCGAAGGGCGGCGGTTCAAGGTCATCCGCGGAATGGGCAGCCTCGCCGCCATGCAGGATGGATCGGCCGACCGGTACTTTCAGCAGGGCGAAATGGCGCCGTCGAAGATGGTGCCCGAAGGCATCGAGGGCCGCGTCCCCTATCGGGGGCCGGTGGGAGATGTCATCTTTCAGATGGCTGGCGGCCTGCGGAGCGGCATGGGCTACTGCGGGGTGCCGGACATCGCCGCACTGCAGCGCGACGTGGAAATGGTTCAAATCACCAGCGCCGGACTTCGTGAGTCCCACCCCCATGACGTGAAGATCACCCGCGAGGCGCCGAACTACAGCGCCTGA
- a CDS encoding amino acid permease produces the protein MATDAAAPASEEFVRGIGPIQALSLVVGTMIGSGIFIVSADIGRLMGAWGPAGLMLVWVVTGVMTMAGALSYVELAAMMPKAGGQYVFLREGLNPLAGFLYGWTLFTVIQAGTIAAVAVAFAKFLAVLLPGISDVVTLSLGSIRLPGAADAIAIGVSPQRLVAIASILGLTWINYRGVSLGARFQTTLTFAKVGALAGLILLGLLVYRQPETVALNFGDFWGSAPWTLALVPLVGAAMVGSLFSSDAWNNVTFAAAEVRNPTRNLPLALAAGTALVTLFYLLANLAYLSVLPLIGDPNGATAVARGIQYASADRVGTAAVEVMLGSAGGAVMAIAIIISTLGCNAGLILAGPRVYYAMARDRLFFERAGHLHSGYHTPGWGLWIQALWASLLCLSGTYNQLLDYVIFAALVFYLLTTVALFRLRRLQPDLPRPVKAVGYPVVPALYIVGIAVLLVVLLVEKPLFTWPGLLIVALGIPVYFVWRRSRA, from the coding sequence ATGGCGACTGACGCGGCCGCGCCCGCCAGCGAGGAATTCGTTCGGGGCATCGGCCCCATCCAGGCACTCTCCCTCGTTGTCGGCACAATGATCGGGTCCGGCATCTTCATCGTCTCGGCCGACATCGGCCGGTTGATGGGTGCGTGGGGGCCTGCGGGGTTGATGCTGGTCTGGGTCGTGACGGGTGTCATGACGATGGCCGGCGCCCTGAGCTATGTGGAACTGGCCGCCATGATGCCCAAGGCGGGCGGGCAGTATGTCTTTCTTCGCGAAGGACTCAATCCCCTCGCCGGTTTCCTGTACGGGTGGACGCTCTTCACCGTCATCCAGGCAGGGACCATCGCGGCCGTCGCCGTGGCGTTCGCGAAGTTCCTCGCGGTCCTCCTGCCCGGCATCAGCGATGTCGTGACCCTGTCCCTCGGGAGTATCCGCCTCCCCGGCGCGGCGGACGCGATCGCCATCGGCGTCTCCCCGCAACGGCTCGTCGCGATCGCCAGCATTCTCGGCCTGACGTGGATCAACTATCGCGGCGTGTCGCTCGGCGCCCGATTCCAGACGACACTGACCTTCGCGAAGGTCGGCGCGCTGGCGGGGCTCATCCTGCTCGGCCTGCTGGTGTACCGCCAGCCGGAGACGGTCGCGCTCAACTTCGGCGATTTCTGGGGCTCCGCCCCGTGGACCCTCGCGCTGGTGCCGCTGGTCGGCGCGGCGATGGTCGGCTCGCTGTTCAGCAGTGACGCCTGGAACAACGTGACGTTCGCGGCGGCCGAGGTGCGGAATCCGACGCGCAATCTCCCGCTGGCGCTCGCGGCGGGCACCGCACTCGTGACCCTCTTCTACCTCCTCGCCAACCTCGCCTACCTCAGCGTGCTGCCCCTCATCGGCGATCCGAACGGGGCGACCGCCGTCGCGCGCGGCATCCAGTACGCCTCCGCCGATCGCGTGGGTACGGCCGCGGTCGAGGTGATGCTCGGCTCCGCCGGCGGTGCGGTGATGGCCATTGCCATCATCATCTCCACTTTGGGTTGCAACGCCGGGCTCATCCTCGCGGGGCCGCGCGTCTATTACGCCATGGCGCGGGACCGGCTCTTCTTCGAGCGGGCAGGGCACCTCCACTCGGGCTACCACACACCCGGCTGGGGGCTCTGGATCCAGGCCCTGTGGGCCTCGCTGCTTTGCCTGAGCGGCACCTACAACCAGCTGCTCGACTACGTCATCTTTGCGGCCCTCGTCTTCTACCTGTTGACGACGGTGGCGCTCTTCCGCCTCCGGCGGTTGCAGCCCGACCTGCCCCGGCCGGTCAAGGCGGTGGGGTACCCGGTGGTGCCGGCGCTGTATATCGTCGGCATCGCCGTGCTGCTCGTGGTGCTGCTTGTCGAAAAGCCGCTCTTCACCTGGCCCGGGCTCCTCATCGTGGCCCTCGGGATTCCGGTCTATTTCGTGTGGCGGCGGTCGCGGGCCTGA
- the gpmI gene encoding 2,3-bisphosphoglycerate-independent phosphoglycerate mutase encodes MSNASVPARQVILIVLDGWGYRPEREGNAIELARTPVWHRLWEGEPRTLLDASGLAVGLPAGQMGNSEVGHLNLGAGRVVPQDLVRISASIQSGEFFRLQPLVDLCQRLREHGGTLHLLGLLGAGGVHAIDTHLLAAVELGVRLDVPRIAVHGFLDGRDSPPKSAADVVQRLKSDLERIAGSRAIIASLTGRYFAMDRDRRWDRTQLAYEAMVRGVGRPATDPVQAVRDAYGRDETDEFVKPIVLERDGAAVAPIRDGDGIFCFNYRSDRMRQICRALAVDGFDGFDTGVRPALSGLVTMTQYDQTFAFPPAFPPFSMARIVAEVLADAGRTQLRTAETEKYPHVTYFFNGGVETPYRGEERILVPSQKVATYDLAPAMSAEGITDVLCGAIRAPEHDFVLCNYANADMVGHTGVMPAVVEAVETVDRCLGRVLHAAEATGATVLVTADHGNCEMMVDPETGGPHTAHTTNPVPLVAVRAGAGTLRSGGALRDVGPTVLRLLGITPPPEMTGRDLREP; translated from the coding sequence ATGTCAAACGCCAGCGTCCCGGCGCGTCAGGTGATTCTCATCGTGCTGGACGGGTGGGGCTACCGTCCGGAGCGCGAGGGGAACGCCATTGAGCTCGCCCGGACCCCCGTCTGGCACCGCCTCTGGGAAGGCGAACCGCGCACCCTCCTCGATGCCAGCGGCCTCGCCGTGGGCCTCCCGGCAGGGCAGATGGGCAACAGCGAGGTGGGCCACCTGAATCTCGGCGCGGGACGGGTCGTCCCGCAGGACCTGGTCCGGATCTCCGCCAGCATCCAATCCGGGGAGTTCTTCCGGCTCCAGCCGCTCGTCGACCTCTGCCAGCGGCTGCGGGAGCACGGCGGGACCCTCCACCTGCTCGGACTGCTCGGTGCCGGCGGGGTGCACGCCATCGACACCCACCTCCTGGCCGCAGTCGAACTGGGCGTCCGGCTGGACGTTCCCCGGATTGCGGTGCATGGCTTCCTCGATGGGCGCGACTCCCCACCGAAGTCCGCCGCCGACGTGGTACAGCGCCTCAAGTCGGACCTCGAGCGGATTGCCGGGTCGCGGGCGATCATCGCCTCGCTCACCGGGCGATACTTCGCCATGGACCGGGACCGGCGCTGGGATCGTACCCAACTTGCCTACGAGGCCATGGTTCGCGGCGTCGGGCGACCGGCGACCGACCCGGTGCAGGCCGTCCGCGACGCGTACGGGCGCGACGAAACCGACGAGTTCGTGAAGCCCATTGTCCTGGAGCGCGACGGTGCCGCGGTGGCCCCGATTCGGGACGGCGACGGAATCTTCTGTTTCAACTACCGCAGCGACCGGATGCGGCAGATCTGCCGGGCCCTGGCGGTCGACGGGTTCGACGGCTTCGATACCGGCGTGCGTCCGGCGCTGTCCGGCCTGGTCACCATGACGCAATACGACCAGACCTTTGCCTTCCCACCGGCGTTTCCGCCCTTCTCGATGGCGCGAATCGTGGCGGAGGTGTTGGCCGACGCCGGCCGGACCCAGTTGCGGACGGCGGAGACGGAGAAGTATCCGCACGTGACCTATTTCTTCAACGGTGGAGTCGAAACGCCGTACCGCGGGGAGGAACGGATCCTGGTGCCGTCGCAGAAGGTGGCGACGTACGATCTCGCGCCGGCAATGAGCGCCGAGGGCATCACGGACGTGCTGTGCGGTGCCATCCGCGCGCCGGAGCACGATTTCGTGCTGTGCAACTACGCCAATGCCGACATGGTTGGACACACCGGCGTCATGCCGGCAGTGGTGGAGGCGGTGGAGACGGTCGACCGATGCCTGGGCCGGGTGCTCCATGCGGCGGAAGCAACGGGCGCCACCGTGCTGGTGACGGCGGACCATGGAAATTGTGAAATGATGGTGGACCCTGAGACCGGCGGCCCACATACCGCCCACACGACGAACCCTGTGCCGTTGGTGGCAGTCCGTGCCGGCGCGGGCACACTCCGCAGTGGCGGAGCGCTCCGCGACGTCGGTCCGACAGTGCTGCGCCTGCTCGGCATCACGCCGCCGCCCGAGATGACGGGCCGCGACCTCCGGGAGCCCTGA
- a CDS encoding 6-carboxytetrahydropterin synthase, whose product MAVSLTRAVGFHAWHRYWRPDWTPAQNHAAFGALADPPGHDHHYRCAVTVTGPFDPESGSIVDLPVLDLLLQEEVVKPLHDTHIDRDLPDFAPGVTLPTCEALARWLFARIATRLPPGLTLARVRVAEDDTLHADCTGLD is encoded by the coding sequence ATGGCGGTTTCGCTCACACGCGCGGTCGGCTTTCACGCCTGGCACCGCTACTGGCGACCTGACTGGACCCCCGCGCAGAACCACGCCGCCTTCGGGGCGCTGGCCGACCCACCCGGTCACGACCATCACTATCGCTGCGCCGTCACCGTCACCGGACCCTTCGATCCGGAGTCGGGATCGATCGTCGACCTCCCCGTCCTCGACCTCCTGCTCCAGGAGGAGGTCGTCAAACCGCTGCACGACACCCATATTGACAGGGACCTGCCCGATTTCGCCCCGGGAGTGACCCTCCCCACCTGCGAGGCGCTGGCCCGCTGGCTCTTTGCCCGCATCGCCACGCGGCTCCCGCCAGGCCTCACGCTGGCGCGAGTGCGCGTGGCAGAGGACGACACGCTGCATGCGGACTGCACCGGCCTTGACTGA
- a CDS encoding formate dehydrogenase accessory sulfurtransferase FdhD produces the protein MPVAVEEVPVWLEINRVPTVTWMCTPELLEELVLGWLHGEGYITAVDQVHLRPCATDLGFWADISEERLAAVAAERRRPVLASGCGAVSTFLADPTSVPTQPPRGDPPEAAVMRERFKELFARGARYEDTGGVHAAALTDGLVLFHHAEDIGRHNAVDKVLGAALLARQSVAGLGLLVTGRISAELAFKAARAELAWVATPSVPSTLAVEVARRSGMVLVGRAVSGTPQLHRPGSDAP, from the coding sequence GTGCCCGTCGCCGTCGAGGAGGTCCCCGTCTGGCTCGAGATCAACCGGGTCCCGACCGTCACGTGGATGTGCACGCCGGAACTGCTCGAGGAGCTGGTCCTCGGGTGGCTCCACGGCGAGGGCTACATCACGGCGGTCGACCAGGTGCACCTCCGACCGTGCGCCACGGACCTCGGGTTCTGGGCAGACATTTCCGAGGAGCGGCTGGCGGCGGTGGCCGCCGAGCGACGCCGCCCGGTGCTGGCGTCCGGGTGCGGCGCCGTATCCACCTTCCTTGCCGATCCCACCTCCGTGCCGACGCAGCCGCCCAGAGGCGACCCGCCCGAGGCCGCCGTGATGCGGGAACGGTTCAAGGAGCTGTTTGCGCGTGGAGCGCGGTACGAAGACACCGGCGGGGTGCACGCGGCCGCCCTGACCGATGGTTTGGTCCTTTTTCATCATGCGGAAGACATCGGGCGGCACAACGCCGTGGACAAGGTGCTGGGGGCGGCGCTGCTGGCGAGGCAATCCGTGGCCGGGCTGGGCCTCCTCGTCACCGGCCGTATCTCGGCGGAACTGGCGTTCAAGGCGGCCCGCGCCGAACTCGCCTGGGTCGCCACCCCGTCGGTGCCGTCCACGCTGGCGGTCGAGGTGGCGCGCCGCTCGGGGATGGTGCTCGTGGGGCGTGCCGTGAGCGGCACGCCGCAGTTGCATCGACCGGGGAGTGACGCGCCGTGA
- a CDS encoding CoA-binding protein produces MTAPSDEELRAILGASRRIAVVGLSRKPHRASHSVSAYMQGQGYEIVPIHPAGGVTLGEPVHRDLRSAATTGPIDIVNIFRRSEFVPALLDEILEVRPRLVWMQLGVEDEPTARKLREAGITVVMDRCLAVDHHSLGA; encoded by the coding sequence GTGACAGCGCCCAGCGACGAGGAACTGCGGGCGATCCTGGGGGCGTCCCGGCGCATCGCCGTGGTCGGCTTGAGCCGAAAGCCACACCGGGCAAGCCATAGCGTGTCGGCGTACATGCAGGGGCAGGGCTACGAGATTGTGCCAATCCACCCCGCCGGCGGCGTCACCTTGGGTGAACCGGTACATCGCGACCTCCGGTCGGCGGCCACGACCGGCCCGATCGATATCGTCAATATCTTCCGCCGGTCGGAATTCGTCCCCGCGCTCCTCGACGAGATCCTCGAGGTGCGACCCCGGCTGGTCTGGATGCAACTCGGGGTCGAGGACGAACCGACCGCCCGGAAACTGCGGGAAGCCGGCATCACCGTCGTGATGGACCGCTGCCTGGCCGTTGACCACCATTCGCTGGGGGCGTGA
- a CDS encoding molybdenum cofactor guanylyltransferase translates to MRGAILAGGGATRFGGRPKGLERVGGVRILDLLVERFREALGTLPLLIANDPDASAWRPGLDVVPDVHPGAGALGGILTAVSADPAPVVCVAWDMPFVPASLLRRLAAELEDADAVLPASGGRRGVEPMCAGYGPACEAPIQSAIAAGDLRAIAFHSAVRTCILPAETVAGFGDPSTLFFNVNSQDDLTQADALWRRLASSQS, encoded by the coding sequence GTGCGGGGCGCGATTCTCGCGGGCGGCGGAGCCACCCGGTTTGGGGGCCGCCCGAAAGGGCTAGAGCGGGTGGGCGGCGTCCGCATCCTCGATCTGCTCGTCGAGCGCTTTCGTGAGGCGCTCGGCACCCTCCCCCTCCTGATCGCGAACGACCCCGACGCCTCGGCGTGGCGCCCCGGGCTGGACGTCGTTCCCGACGTCCACCCGGGTGCGGGCGCCCTGGGGGGAATCCTCACCGCCGTCAGCGCAGACCCCGCGCCGGTTGTCTGCGTTGCCTGGGACATGCCCTTCGTGCCAGCTTCCCTCCTGCGGCGGCTGGCCGCGGAGCTGGAGGACGCGGACGCCGTGCTCCCAGCCAGCGGGGGGCGCCGCGGCGTCGAACCGATGTGTGCCGGGTACGGCCCTGCCTGCGAAGCCCCCATCCAATCGGCCATTGCGGCGGGCGACCTCCGGGCCATCGCCTTCCACTCCGCCGTCAGAACCTGTATCCTCCCTGCAGAGACGGTCGCCGGATTCGGCGACCCCTCCACCCTCTTTTTCAACGTGAATTCCCAGGACGACCTCACCCAGGCGGACGCGCTGTGGCGGCGACTCGCATCCTCTCAATCGTAG
- the mobB gene encoding molybdopterin-guanine dinucleotide biosynthesis protein B, with protein MAATRILSIVGRKNSGKTTLAVALSAEYVRRGKRVMTIKHASHPATVDTPGTDSYRHFHEGRAERVLVASPDLRVLFERAPDDQDPIALARRYLDGADIVLVEGFTAYPLPKIEVFRGVAAKQPIFDATSAAAEQWLAIVTDEDLEADCRVLRFRDTMWLQFLANIGWDGARIIGP; from the coding sequence GTGGCGGCGACTCGCATCCTCTCAATCGTAGGCCGCAAGAACTCCGGCAAGACCACCCTGGCCGTGGCGCTGTCGGCCGAGTATGTCCGGCGCGGCAAGCGGGTCATGACCATCAAGCACGCCAGTCACCCGGCGACGGTGGATACCCCGGGTACAGACAGTTACCGGCATTTCCACGAAGGACGGGCCGAACGGGTGCTGGTCGCCTCGCCCGACCTTCGGGTGCTCTTCGAGCGCGCTCCCGACGACCAGGACCCCATCGCCCTTGCACGGCGCTACCTCGACGGCGCCGACATCGTGCTCGTGGAGGGCTTCACGGCGTACCCCCTGCCGAAAATTGAGGTCTTCCGTGGCGTGGCCGCCAAGCAGCCGATTTTCGACGCGACGTCGGCCGCGGCCGAGCAGTGGCTGGCCATCGTGACCGATGAGGACCTTGAGGCCGATTGCCGGGTGCTCCGCTTCCGCGACACGATGTGGCTCCAATTCCTGGCCAACATCGGATGGGACGGGGCCCGGATCATCGGGCCGTGA